A segment of the Amycolatopsis thermophila genome:
CGTCCTCGATCGCGGTGTCGTCGGTGAGCACCAGCTCGGCACCGCGCTCGCCGGCCTCGGCGGTCTTGCCGAGCAGCAAGGCGGCGAGCACCGGTTCGGACACCGCACCCACCACCTGGTCGGTGAGCCGCTGGGCGATCTCCAGCTCGGCGGTGGCGAACTCGATCGCCTCCTGCGAGCGGCCCATCTCCACCAGGGACACCACGGTGTGCAGGCGGTTGGCCGCCTCGTGCGCCTGCGAGCGCAGGGATTCGGCCAGGCCGCGTGCGGTGGTCAGCTCCCCGGTGAGCAGCTGCAGGTCGGTGTGGTCCCGCAGGGTCACGACGGTGCCGTGGTCGCGGGCCCGCGCGCGGGAGCGGACCGGCGCGGTGCTGACCACCAGCACCCGCACGTCGGTCAGGTGGATCTCGTCGCGCCGCGGCTCCTGGCCGCGCAGGGCCTCGACCAGGCTCGGCGGCAGGCCCAGGTCGCCCACGGCGGCGCCGGCCGGGTCCCCGGCCAGCCCGAGCAGCTCCCGAGCGGCGTCGTTGCACAGCACGACCCGTTCGTCCGCGCCGACCAGCACCAGCCCCTCGCGCACCGCGTGCAGGGTCGCCTCGTAGTAGGCGAAGACACTGCTCAGCTCGGCCGGCGCGAGTCCACGGGTCTGGCGGCGCAGCCGGGCACTGACCAGGTAACTGCCGGCGGTCCCGACCACCAGCGCGGCCCCCGCGACGGCGGCCAGGGTCTGGATGCGCTGCGCGAGCGTCGCGGCGATCGCGTCCACCTTGATCCCGGCCGACACGAGCGCGACCACCCGCCGCTCGCCGTCGAAGACCGGCACGACGGCGCGCATCGACGGGCCGAGCGTGCCGGTGTAAGTCTCGGTGTAGACCCGGCCCTGCCGGGCGACGTCGATCGTGCCCAGGAAGCGCTGTCCGATCAGCCGCGGATCCGGGTGGGTGTAGCGGATGCCGCCGGGATCCATGATGGTGATGAAGTCGACACCCGTGTCGTGGCGGACCTGTTCGGCGAAGGGCTGCAGCGCGGTGCTCGGTGACGGCAGCGCCAGCGCCGACAGCACGGCCGGGGAGTCGGCGATCGTGGTCGCGATCGCGGTCACCTTGTCCCGTGCGCGGTCGTCCACCGTGCGGGCGGCGTCCACATAGGCCAGCAACGCCCCCACCGCGACCAGCACTGCCACGCCCGTGACCTGCAGCAGGAGCAACTGGCGCGCAAGGCTCCAGCGCCGGCTCGTCATCCGCACCCCGCCATCCCAGCACACCGGCCCGGACGAGCGCGCAGGCGGTTCACGGCCGGGGAACTCTATGAACACAACGGTGACCCCGGTCATAACCGTGGCCGATAGTCGTCGAAGCTGCGCCGAGGACGGCGCGCCTCGTCCCCACAGGAGGCAACGTTGCCTACGGCACAAGAAACCGGCGCGAAACCGCGTCGCGACCGGATGCACTACCTCTACCTCGCGGTCGTCGCCGCGGTGGTGCTCGGCGTCGTCGTCGGGCTGGTGTTCCCGGACTTCGGCAAGAGCCTCGCCTGGCTCGGCACCGCGTTCGTCAACCTCATCAAGATGATGATCTCGCCGATCATCTTCTGCACCATCGTGCTCGGCATCGGCTCGGTGGCCAAGGCCGCGAAGGTCGGCAAGGTCGGCCTGATGGCCATCGGCTACTTCCTGGTGATGTCCACGTTCGCGCTGGCCATCGGCCTGGTCGTGGGCAACCTGCTGCACCCCGGCTCGGGCCTGCACCTGGACCCGTCGTCGATCGCGAAGGCGCAGGAACAGGCGAGCAAGGGCACCAGCGAGGGCACCACCGACTTCGTGCTCGGCATCATCCCGACGTCGCTGGTGTCGTCGTTCACCGAGGGTTCGGTGCTGCAGACGTTGCTCGTCGCGCTGCTGGCCGGGTTCGGCCTGCAGAAGATGGGCGACGCGGGCAAGCCGATCCTGCGCGGCATCGAGCACCTCCAGAAGCTGGTCTTCCGGATCCTGGGCATGATCATGTGGGCCGCCCCGGTGGGCGCGTTCGGCGCGATCGCCGCGGTGGTCGGAGCCACCGGGTGGAACGCGCTGAAGAGCCTCGCGGTCGTGATGATCGGGTTCTACGTGACGTGCGTGCTGTTCGTGACGATCGTGCTCGGCGCGATCCTCTGGCTCGGCGCGCGGGTCAGCATCTTCAGCCTGCTGCGCTACCTGGCGCGCGAGTTCCTGCTGATCGTGTCGACGTCGTCGTCGGAGTCGGCGCTGCCGCGGCTGATCGCGAAGATGGAGCACCTGGGCGTCAGCAAGCCGGTCGTCGGCATCACGGTGCCGACCGGGTACTCGTTCAACCTGGACGGCACCGCGATCTACCTGACGATGGCGACCCTGTTCATCGCGACCGCGCAGGGCAGCCCGCTGTCGGTGGGCGAGCAGATCTCGCTGCTGGTGTTCATGATCATCGCGTCGAAGGGCGCGGCCGGCGTGAGCGGCGCGGGCCTGGCGACCCTGGCCGGCGGGCTGCAGTCGCACCGGCCGGACCTGGTCGGCGGGGTCGGGTTCATCCTCGGCATCGACCGGTTCATGTCCGAGGCCCGTGCGGTCACCAACTTCGCCGGCAACGCGGTGGCCACCGTGGTCATCGGGGCCTGGACCAAGGAGTTCGACCGGGACAAGGCGCGGCGCGTGTTCCGCGGCGACGACCCGTTCGACGAAGCCACGCGACCGGAGCGGGAGGCGGAGCCTGAGCTCGTGAAGGCGGGCGTCTGAGGCGTGCCCGCGGGCTGGTGATCGCGGTGGTCGCCGCGATCACCAGCCCCTTCCTGGGCTCGCCCGCCGCCACCGCGCAGGGCCGTGCTGAACGTCCCCCGTGCCTTCCGCCGGCTGCGGCCACCCCGCACCCGTGCCGGCGGGACGGAGCGTGACCCGCACCGTCACCTCGGGCGGTCTCACGCGCAGCTACCTGCTGCACGTTCCGGCGGATTACCGGCCCGACCGGCCGGTTCCGCCGGTCCTGTCCGGCTTCGCGGCGACCGCCGTCATCGCCGCCCCGGACACCGGCGCGAACGCCGCGATCCGGCCGCTCAGCCGGCAGGCCAGCACCCCGGTGAACCCGCCCCGTTGGACGTGCCCGTCGCGTAGATCCACGATCCCCTACGCCGGTGATCCCGCCCGCGGGGCTACCGTCCATTCCGGACCGGCCGGCGGGGTGTGCCGCGCGGAACGGCTGTTCGGCGGCACCCGGGGTGTCCGGGGACGAGGTAGGGGTCTCCCGGTGGCGCGGGTGCGACCGGGGCGCCGACGTCGTGCACCACCGGCTCGAAGGGCTGGCCGAGCACCACGCCCAACCGGATTCGGACGTCCCGCCGGTCCTCGACGCGACACCGGTGATCATGCGGTTCTCAGCGCGCACCCGCTGCGTTGAGGTGGGCCTGGAGCCCGCGCCGGCCACGCCGCATCATCAGGGCGTGGTTGGCGCGGAACACCGGCCGCGCGAGCGGCGACAGCGTGCGCAGCAAGGGTTTCGTGGCCAGCACCTGCTGGGTGATCTCCAGCCGCGTGCCGCCCGGCTGCCCCAGCACCACCGCGGCGAGCGAACCCTCGAGATCACCGCTCAGGTGCACGCGCATGCGGCCGGTGCGCGGATCCTCCTCCGCGCGGCGCATCCGGATCGTCAACGCGTACGGCAGCGCGGCGCGGCAGACCAGCACAGCGGTGTCGTCGTCCAGGCGGCTGACCTCGCGCACGTCCGGCCACCAGCGGGGATAGCCGGCGACATCGACGACCGCGTCGAACACCGCGGGCACGGGTGCCGACAGCAGCCACGTGTCCCGGAACCGGTAGGTGTTGACCCGCATGGATCGAGTATGCGCCGAGATCAATAACCGAACCCGCTGTCGCCGCTCGTGGCGGGCGGGGTTGCGGTCGCCTTCGCACCGGCCGGGGTGACGGCGAACCACGTGCCGTCGACGCCCTGACCGTTGGCCTGGCCCGGCGCGGTGTCGTTGAGGTAGCGGTAGAGCGGCCACCCGGCGAGCGTGAGCTGCCGGACGCCGTCCGGCCGGACCAGGACCCCGGCCAGCCCCGGGGCGATCCCGTCGGTGGCCGGCGCGGCGGCACCCGCGACGGCCGGCGGCCAGCGCGACGCGCAGGCGCCGAAGCAGTTCGACGCCGACGGGCTGTCCAGGTCGAACCGGTAGAGCGTGCGGCCCTGACCGTCGGTGACGACATCGCCGAGGACGTCGGCGCTGGTCACCCGGAGGTCGGCGGGCGGCCGTGGCGGCGCTGCCGGACCGCAGCCGGACACGAGTGCCGCCAGGAGCACGGCGGCGAGCGCGACGAGCAGGCGGGTCATGGGCACCTCCCCCGGTGGGAGCCCCGGCTGCCGGGGATACCTCATGACACGAACCGGGCGGCCGGACGGTTCACCCGGCCCGGCGTGGGAACGCGCGGCCGCCGGTGCCGGTGGCCGCGCGATCGCCTTCGTCAGTTGAGCAGGTCCTGCAGGAACTTGCCGGTGTAGCTCTCCCCCACGGTGGCGACGTGCTCGGGCGTGCCCTCGGCGACGATCGTGCCGCCACCGGACCCGCCCTCCGGACCCAGGTCGATGACCCAGTCCGAGGTCTTGATCACGTCGAGGTTGTGCTCGATCACGATGACCGTGTTGCCCTTGTCCACCAGCCCGTTGATCACGCCGAGCAGCTTGCGGATGTCCTCGAAGTGCAGACCG
Coding sequences within it:
- a CDS encoding SRPBCC family protein, whose translation is MRVNTYRFRDTWLLSAPVPAVFDAVVDVAGYPRWWPDVREVSRLDDDTAVLVCRAALPYALTIRMRRAEEDPRTGRMRVHLSGDLEGSLAAVVLGQPGGTRLEITQQVLATKPLLRTLSPLARPVFRANHALMMRRGRRGLQAHLNAAGAR
- a CDS encoding cation:dicarboxylate symporter family transporter, with the protein product MHYLYLAVVAAVVLGVVVGLVFPDFGKSLAWLGTAFVNLIKMMISPIIFCTIVLGIGSVAKAAKVGKVGLMAIGYFLVMSTFALAIGLVVGNLLHPGSGLHLDPSSIAKAQEQASKGTSEGTTDFVLGIIPTSLVSSFTEGSVLQTLLVALLAGFGLQKMGDAGKPILRGIEHLQKLVFRILGMIMWAAPVGAFGAIAAVVGATGWNALKSLAVVMIGFYVTCVLFVTIVLGAILWLGARVSIFSLLRYLAREFLLIVSTSSSESALPRLIAKMEHLGVSKPVVGITVPTGYSFNLDGTAIYLTMATLFIATAQGSPLSVGEQISLLVFMIIASKGAAGVSGAGLATLAGGLQSHRPDLVGGVGFILGIDRFMSEARAVTNFAGNAVATVVIGAWTKEFDRDKARRVFRGDDPFDEATRPEREAEPELVKAGV
- a CDS encoding ATP-binding protein, whose translation is MTSRRWSLARQLLLLQVTGVAVLVAVGALLAYVDAARTVDDRARDKVTAIATTIADSPAVLSALALPSPSTALQPFAEQVRHDTGVDFITIMDPGGIRYTHPDPRLIGQRFLGTIDVARQGRVYTETYTGTLGPSMRAVVPVFDGERRVVALVSAGIKVDAIAATLAQRIQTLAAVAGAALVVGTAGSYLVSARLRRQTRGLAPAELSSVFAYYEATLHAVREGLVLVGADERVVLCNDAARELLGLAGDPAGAAVGDLGLPPSLVEALRGQEPRRDEIHLTDVRVLVVSTAPVRSRARARDHGTVVTLRDHTDLQLLTGELTTARGLAESLRSQAHEAANRLHTVVSLVEMGRSQEAIEFATAELEIAQRLTDQVVGAVSEPVLAALLLGKTAEAGERGAELVLTDDTAIEDADTGLESRDLITVLGNLIDNAIDAAIEGAGERPGRPRVTVTAKIEDDDLLLRVADSGPGVPDEVRRHVFERGWTTKPDGHGLGLALVGQVVRRNGGSVDVTTDGGAVFTVRLPVRREAVR